One genomic window of Solanum dulcamara chromosome 10, daSolDulc1.2, whole genome shotgun sequence includes the following:
- the LOC129870722 gene encoding CDK5RAP3-like protein, whose amino-acid sequence MQNQDDIGNLPIDIAFARLGEWLVDRKRIPADWRKRLAAVRSKITTSFASLPKDIDPYFHTLDFEGIGYLEAKTIYEILLKSTPESRNIFGRLSGDAGVWEAIVRAYEKEYIFLGEAAQIMVQNVNYEIPYHKKQIQKTQQQLAELERKETDIKRNAALSASKYVEACQELGLQGINVRSELLETSTKSLPSIFSRILEVLTGDSVSRAIEFYSDFVKDAHTEKDKMVAVVLSNLRSARERPPSIDVSVSTEVLEVMNAQAGYNGSSQMNVETDIEADGIDWDITLDRSQIDWDIGTVEETEENGNGLGPYEIVNASDIIPSPRKDDVKSHETSREEGFLATEVSASEISWDISVENPQVDVIEKDSSQNNAAELHSLQNNLTADPVTIHDRSPLLETEYRNKILDDLFEVKAFLNQRLIELRNKDTTSLQHQVQAVAPLVLQQYSSDIIQTMLSDVSSTISLLTNRKTRDMIMILNSIRFLDRLVNTLEEKKRQEAKLKDGLKDLSSRRMELQNSMSSSWPKHEAALAQIRELKKLCESTLSSMFDGRPVNIIGQINTLLISS is encoded by the exons ATGCAGAACCAAGACGATATTGGCAATCTTCCAATCGACATAGCTTTCGCTCGCCTCGGAG AGTGGTTGGTTGATCGGAAGAGAATTCCGGCCGATTGGCGGAAACGACTTGCCGCCGTAAGATCTAAGATTACGACGTCGTTTGCTTCGCTGCCTAAAGACATTGATCCTTACTTCCACACTCTTGATTTTGAAG GGATCGGTTATTTGGAAGCCAAAACAATATATGAGATTCTTCTGAAGTCAACTCCAGAAAGCCGTAATATTTTTGGTCGGCTTTCAGGTGATGCT GGTGTTTGGGAAGCAATAGTGCGTGCCTATGAGAAGGAATACATTTTTCTTGGTGAAGCTGCTCAGATTATGGTCCAAAATGTTAACTATGAGAT CCCCTATCATAAGAAGCAGATTCAGAAGACACAGCAGCAACTAGCTGAATTGGAGCGCAAAGAAACAGACATAAAAAGAAATGCAGCTCTTTCGGCATCTAAATATGTAGAGGCTTGTCAGGAGCTGGGCTTGCAG GGAATAAATGTGAGGTCAGAACTTTTGGAAACTTCCACTAAATCTCTTCCAAGCATATTTAGCAGAATCTTGGAAGTACTCACTGGTGATTCTGTCTCACGGGCTATTGAGTTCTACTCAGATTTCGTTAAAGATGCTCATACGGAAAAGGAT AAAATGGTAGCAGTTGTGTTATCAAATCTGAGAAGTGCTCGTGAAAGGCCCCCCTCGATTGATGTCTCCGTTAGCACTGAAGTTCTGGAAGTTATGAATGCTCAAGCAGGCTATAATGGCTCAAGTCAAATGAATGTAGAAACTGACATTGAGGCTGATGGGATTGACTGGGATATTACTTTAGATAGATCTCAAATTGATTGGGACATTGGCACTGTGGAAGAAACAGAAGAAAATGGAAATGGTTTGGGTCCCTATGAGATTGTTAATGCTAGCGATATTATCCCATCTCCTCGTAAAGATGATGTAAAATCTCATGAGACCTCAAGGGAAGAAGGATTCCTAGCTACTGAGGTCTCTGCATCAGAAATATCTTGGGATATAAGTGTTGAAAATCCTCAAGTTGATGTGATTGAAAAGGACAGTTCACAAAATAATGCTGCGGAACTTCATTctcttcaaaataatttaactgCCGACCCAGTAACTATCCATGACAGGAGTCCTCTACTGGAGACCGAATACAGGAATAAGATacttgatgacttatttgag GTGAAAGCCTTCTTGAATCAACGGTTAATTGAGCTAAGGAACAAAGATACTACGTCTTTACAACATCAAGTCCAGGCAGTTGCTCCACTTGTTCTGCAGCAGTACTCTTCTGATATAATTCAGACAATGCTATCTGATGTTTCCTCAACAATTTCATTGCTTACAAATAGGAAAACAAGGGATATGATCATGATCCTCAACTCCATAAG ATTTTTGGATCGGCTGGTCAACACTTTGGAGGAGAAAAAGCGTCAGGAAGCCAAGTTAAAGGACGGATTGAAGGACTTGTCTAGTAGGCGTATGGAACTTCAGAATTCAATGTCTTCATCCTGGCCCAAACAT GAAGCAGCTCTTGCCCAGATCAGGGAACTGAAGAAACTCTGTGAGAGTACACTTTCATCCATGTTTGACGGCCGGCCGGTGAATATCATAGGACAGATTAATACATTGTTGATTAGTAGCTAG